The sequence CGCCGTTCGTGAACTTCCCGAACGTCGAGGAGTGCCTCGCGGCGAACGCGGGCACCGACGGCCTGCTCGGACTGGTCAACCTCTTCTCCGGTGGTGCTCTGCTGCAGCTGTCGATCTTTGCGCTCGGCGTCATGCCGTACATCACGGCGACGATCATCACCCAGCTCCTTCGCGTGGTGATCCCGCACTTCGAGGCGCTGCACAAGGAAGGACAGGCCGGTCAGGCCCGTCTGACCCAGTACACCCGGTACCTCACCATCGCGCTCGCGCTCCTCCAGTCGACGACGCTCGTGACGGTGGCGCGCAGCGGCCAGCTGTTCGGATCCACCGATCTCGCCGCCTGCCAGCAGTTGCTGACCAATGACGTGTGGTGGGCGCAGCTGCTCATCATCATGACCATGACGGCCGGTACCGGTCTCATCATGTGGTTCGCCGAGCTGGTCACCGAGCGCGGCATCGGCAACGGCATGTCGCTGCTCATCTTCACCTCCATCGCCGCGACGTTCCCCGGTGCCATGGGCCTCATCTGGCAGACCAAGGGCTTCGAGGTCTTCCTCCTCGTGCTGCTGGTAGGAATCATCGTCATGGGGCTCGTCGTCTTCGTCGAGCAATCCCAGCGACGGATCCCCGTGCAGTACGCCAAGCGCATGGTCGGTCGCCGCACGTACGGCGGCACCAACACGTACATCCCGATCAAGGTGAACATGGCGGGTGTGATCCCCGTGATCTTCGCGTCGTCGCTGCTGTACATCCCGGCTCTCATCGCGCAGTTCAACACTCCGCAGGACGGATCCACGCCGCCCGAGTGGGTCAGCTGGATCACCGCGAACTTCACCACCGGCAACAGCCCGGTGTACATGGCCGCCTACTTCCTGCTGATCATCGGCTTCACCTACTTCTACGTGGCGATCACGTTCAACCCGGTCGAGGTCGCGGACAACATGAAGAAGTACGGCGGGTTCATCCCCGGCATCCGTGCGGGTCGCCCGACCGCCGAGTACCTCGACTACGTGCTCACCCGCATCACGCTCCCGGGCTCGCTGTACCTCGGTCTGATCGCGCTCATCCCGCTGATCGCACTGGCCACGGTCGGCGCGAACCAGAACTTCCCGTTCGGCGGCGCCTCGATCCTCATCATCGTGGGTGTGGGTCTCGAGACGGTCAAGCAGATCGACGCTCAGCTGCAGCAGCGACACTATGAAGGGCTCCTCCGATGACAGCATCCGCACGTCTTCTCATCGTCGGCCCGCAGGGCTCCGGCAAGGGCACGCAGGGCGTGCGCATCGCCGAGTCCTACGGCATCCCGGTCGTCTCGACCGGTGACATCTTCCGCGCGAACATCAAGGAGGGGACGCCGCTGGGCCAGCAGGTCACGGCGATCCTCGACAAGGGTGACCTCGTTCCGGACGAGCTGACGAGCGAGATCGTGCGCGACCGGCTGTCGCAGGACGATGCAGCCCACGGGTTCCTGCTCGACGGGTACCCGCGCAACACTGCGCAGGTCGCCCACCTGGAGTCGTTCCTCGCGGGGCGGGGGGAGTCGCTCGACGCGGTCATCCTCCTCGACGTGCCACGTGAGGAGAGCCTGGAGCGTCTGACGCTCCGCGCCACCGAGCAGGGCCGTTCGGATGACACCCCGGAGGCCATCGGCCACCGTCTCGACATCTACGAGCGGGAGACCGCTCCGATCATCGAGGTGTACGGTGCCAAGGGCATCGTCGACCGCATCGACGGTACCGGCGCTCTCGACGACGTCACCGAGCGGATCACGGCGGCTCTGGCCGCCCGCGGCCTGCGCCTCGCGGCCTCCGCCTCCTGAGATGTTCCGCCGGTCGATCTACAAGACCCCGGCTCAGCTGCGAGCGATGGTCGAGCCGGGGCTCATCACGGCCGCAGCGCTGGATGCCGTCCGCCCGTTGATCAAGGCCGGCGTGACGACCCTCGAGCTGGACGCGATGGCCAACCGCACGATCCTGGCCCGCGGCGCGGAGTCGAACTTCCAGCTGGTGCGCGGCTACCACCACACGACGTGCATCTCGGTGAACGAGCAGGTCGTGCACGGGATCCCGGGTGAGCGCGTGCTGCAGCCCGGCGACATCGTCTCGGTCGACTGCGGCGCGCAGTTCAAGGGCTGGAACGGCGACAGTGCGATCACGGTCGTGGTTCCCGACCCGGAGCGGCCGGAACTGGTCGCGCAGCGCGAAGAGCTCTCCCGCGTGACCGAGGGATCCATGTGGGCGGGGATCGCCGCGATGGCATCCGTCTCCTCGATCGATGAGATCGGCGCGGCCATCCAGGACTACATCGAGGCTCAGGGCCCATCGGCGGTGTCGGGGGACCCGTACGGCATCCTCCGTGAGTATGTCGGGCACGGCATCGGCCGCAAGATGCACGAAGCCCCCAGTGTCTTCAACTACCGCACGCCCGACCGTGGCGAAGACGTCAAACCCGGTCTCGTGCTCGCGATCGAGCCGATGGTCACCGCGGGTGGGGATTCGACGTTCATCGAGGACGATGACTGGACCGTCACGACGGTCGACGGAACGGACGGCTCCCATTGGGAACATAGCGTCGCCCTGCATGATGGGGGTATCTGGGTGCTGACTGCGCCCGATGGCGGAAGAGCCGGACTCGCTCCATTCGGAGTCGAGCCTCGAGAGATCGGAAAGTAATGGCAGCGGCGAAGAGCAACACCAACTGGTTCGCGATCGGCGTCTCCATCGCCGTGGTCGTGGTGCTGGTGGCGATCGGTGGACTCGTGGTGTTCCTCAACAACCAGGCCACCTCGCCCGGCGCGGCACCGAAGGCCAACGACACGTTCAATTCAGAGACCGGTGCGATCTCGTTCGGTGACGGCGAGGACACTGTC is a genomic window of Microbacterium maritypicum containing:
- the secY gene encoding preprotein translocase subunit SecY — translated: MFSAIARIFRTPDLRRKIGFTLAIIAIYRLGSNVPAPFVNFPNVEECLAANAGTDGLLGLVNLFSGGALLQLSIFALGVMPYITATIITQLLRVVIPHFEALHKEGQAGQARLTQYTRYLTIALALLQSTTLVTVARSGQLFGSTDLAACQQLLTNDVWWAQLLIIMTMTAGTGLIMWFAELVTERGIGNGMSLLIFTSIAATFPGAMGLIWQTKGFEVFLLVLLVGIIVMGLVVFVEQSQRRIPVQYAKRMVGRRTYGGTNTYIPIKVNMAGVIPVIFASSLLYIPALIAQFNTPQDGSTPPEWVSWITANFTTGNSPVYMAAYFLLIIGFTYFYVAITFNPVEVADNMKKYGGFIPGIRAGRPTAEYLDYVLTRITLPGSLYLGLIALIPLIALATVGANQNFPFGGASILIIVGVGLETVKQIDAQLQQRHYEGLLR
- a CDS encoding adenylate kinase, producing MTASARLLIVGPQGSGKGTQGVRIAESYGIPVVSTGDIFRANIKEGTPLGQQVTAILDKGDLVPDELTSEIVRDRLSQDDAAHGFLLDGYPRNTAQVAHLESFLAGRGESLDAVILLDVPREESLERLTLRATEQGRSDDTPEAIGHRLDIYERETAPIIEVYGAKGIVDRIDGTGALDDVTERITAALAARGLRLAASAS
- the map gene encoding type I methionyl aminopeptidase; amino-acid sequence: MFRRSIYKTPAQLRAMVEPGLITAAALDAVRPLIKAGVTTLELDAMANRTILARGAESNFQLVRGYHHTTCISVNEQVVHGIPGERVLQPGDIVSVDCGAQFKGWNGDSAITVVVPDPERPELVAQREELSRVTEGSMWAGIAAMASVSSIDEIGAAIQDYIEAQGPSAVSGDPYGILREYVGHGIGRKMHEAPSVFNYRTPDRGEDVKPGLVLAIEPMVTAGGDSTFIEDDDWTVTTVDGTDGSHWEHSVALHDGGIWVLTAPDGGRAGLAPFGVEPREIGK